AATAACTCCTTCTACTTTTTGGTTACGGATCGCCGGTGCCGACATGATCGATTGAGCTTTCTCAAAAGATTTTTCTTGACCTACTTTTTCCCACTCTTTTTGTGACTTGTAATGAACAGACGTACCATTTTGAAAAACTGTTTGACTTATCACGTCCCCATTTTTCAAAGCAATATCACTATCTTGATCTGAATGATACACTTGTATCGCTCGTATTTTGTCATTATGTTTCTCATATAAATATGCATCATCAATTGGGAAAACTTTAGAAACGGTTTCAATAAATAAATCAACGATTTCTTGTACCGATAAGTTTTCATTTGTTTTATACCCGTAAGAACTTACCCTTTTTAATAATCGGTTTGTCGTTTCACTTTGATTATATAGTTTTAAAATTAACGATAAACTTATAAATGGAATTCCCATTAATAAAATCGCAAAGTACCCAATTTGATTAAACAAAATCGTTAATGTTAAACCTACAGGAATGATTAAAATCGCCGAGACTGCTTCCCAAGCGAGCCCTTGATCAAAAAACTTTGTCCCTTCGACTTTTGCGAAGTACTTTCTAGCTAAAAATACGAGCCAATTATTTAAAAAGAAGTATGTAACTGCATATGCTAATACTGGAATAAGTCCATTATTTAAGGATGACTCTGAAAAGTTCCCCGTTGTTCCGCCTAATAAGTAATAGACAGCCCCAGATGTTAATGATACCGCAAAGAAAATCAAGGAGTTCAATGGAAGTCTATAAATCTCTCTTCGAGTTAATCGTAAACTTAATAGTGCCGTTAACAATGCAAGCTGAGTTGCCATAACTTCAATAACAAGCCCGAACTGCAAAAAGATTGCTAATGATATCCCATGGAGTGGGACAATATTCGTATGATGAATCCGAAGTGGAAAGAATGCTGCAATTAGTAAAAGCAGTAAAAAAGAAAGTATTGCTAAACTATTATTCATAAAGATCGTATATGTTTGCTGAATAAAAAAGAATGTATAGATTAAGAGTACACTAATCCAAATTGCCCAGATGAGCTTTTTCTTTCCTTTTAGCACCCATTCCACCTCCCAGAATGTTATTCATTGTCATACCTAATCTGAAAATTCACTAGATTTCAACATTCAACTTAATGATTGTGCCAAAACAAGATTACTAAGGGAAAATTCCGATTATTTTAAATACACATACTATTTTACTATACACGTAATGATTTGTTAATATTTTCTTTTCTACTTCTACAAAAAGTCCTATTTTTTATAACAATTTTATTCAATTTATTAAATATTCTCCAGGTGTGAAGAAGTTCCTGCAATTTTTTATATTTTTTTACTATTTTTCCAATAATGCTTTCCTTTTCATTTTCACACCTGGACTTTTGTTCTTTTCTCGGCTATTTCATGCTAT
The Bacillus shivajii DNA segment above includes these coding regions:
- a CDS encoding sensor domain-containing diguanylate cyclase, with the protein product MLKGKKKLIWAIWISVLLIYTFFFIQQTYTIFMNNSLAILSFLLLLLIAAFFPLRIHHTNIVPLHGISLAIFLQFGLVIEVMATQLALLTALLSLRLTRREIYRLPLNSLIFFAVSLTSGAVYYLLGGTTGNFSESSLNNGLIPVLAYAVTYFFLNNWLVFLARKYFAKVEGTKFFDQGLAWEAVSAILIIPVGLTLTILFNQIGYFAILLMGIPFISLSLILKLYNQSETTNRLLKRVSSYGYKTNENLSVQEIVDLFIETVSKVFPIDDAYLYEKHNDKIRAIQVYHSDQDSDIALKNGDVISQTVFQNGTSVHYKSQKEWEKVGQEKSFEKAQSIMSAPAIRNQKVEGVITLVSERKRAFDKSHLMLLEIMASYLAVAVQNARNYEKTKHESERCHLTKLYNFRYFENLLFEKYDATHSNEELAIILLDLDHFKQVNDTFGHQGGNDVLTQVADVLVKTVGDCGTVARYGGEEFVVLLEGVDLTFGEKMAEEIRRSIESHIFSVSDDLKSRDRKPVRITASIGVASRTEPGESAMAVLRNADRAMYTGAKQKGRNKVAQFG